The following are from one region of the Verrucomicrobiaceae bacterium genome:
- the menA gene encoding 1,4-dihydroxy-2-naphthoate octaprenyltransferase, producing MMSIIFDWIAAARPKTLGAALAPVAVGCALAQRISGSLSWRLAFFTLAACLALQIATNFFNDLLDAQKGADTRARLGPQRMTATGVIGVSTMRIAAWGTLVLAAVLSLPLIEARGMPILFIGLPSLYFCFGYTGGPLPLAYHGLGELFVILFFGFIAVIGTAFVQTGEWFLDALAAGAQIGCLSTVLIAINNLRDVEEDTRSDKRTLAVRFGVPFARWEVVVLILAAHAFGCHWFAHGWERAFTLPLLTLPIGLFITWRILVEPPSRGHNRLLALSGIQLLLFAALLCWGIVSSPL from the coding sequence ATGATGAGCATCATCTTTGATTGGATCGCCGCCGCTCGGCCGAAGACGCTCGGAGCCGCCCTGGCTCCGGTGGCGGTGGGGTGTGCATTGGCGCAGCGGATCAGCGGCAGCCTGAGTTGGCGACTCGCTTTCTTTACACTGGCCGCTTGTTTGGCGTTGCAGATCGCGACGAATTTTTTCAATGACCTGCTGGATGCTCAAAAAGGTGCAGACACGAGAGCCCGCCTGGGGCCACAGCGAATGACGGCGACAGGCGTGATCGGTGTTTCGACCATGCGGATAGCGGCTTGGGGCACGTTGGTCTTGGCGGCGGTGTTATCCCTGCCGCTCATCGAGGCTCGTGGGATGCCCATTCTCTTCATTGGGCTGCCGTCCCTGTATTTTTGCTTTGGCTACACGGGTGGCCCATTGCCCCTGGCCTACCACGGTCTGGGGGAGTTGTTTGTGATTTTATTCTTCGGTTTCATCGCCGTGATCGGCACTGCTTTTGTGCAGACAGGTGAGTGGTTTCTCGATGCATTGGCCGCAGGGGCACAAATCGGCTGCTTGAGCACGGTACTCATCGCCATCAATAATTTACGTGATGTCGAGGAAGACACCCGCAGTGACAAACGGACGCTCGCTGTTCGATTTGGCGTGCCTTTTGCGCGGTGGGAGGTGGTGGTGCTCATCCTCGCGGCACACGCCTTTGGCTGTCATTGGTTCGCCCATGGGTGGGAGCGTGCGTTCACTCTGCCGCTGCTGACGCTGCCCATCGGTCTATTCATCACGTGGCGCATCCTGGTGGAGCCGCCCAGCCGTGGGCATAATCGCCTCCTGGCCCTGAGCGGGATACAGCTCCTGCTTTTCGCGGCGCTGCTTTGCTGGGGTATTGTGAGCAGTCCTTTGTGA
- a CDS encoding helix-hairpin-helix domain-containing protein — MSEAIQKLIEERKQRSAAEARTQRLLLIGGAVLLVLVVLFLLWRGQARPVNPNSATREQIMTLAEVGPEIADRIIKERPFKDAEDMEKRVKGIGPKTLEQMKKQLDFNGDGVADCCPP; from the coding sequence ATGAGCGAAGCCATTCAAAAACTGATCGAAGAACGTAAGCAACGAAGCGCGGCAGAGGCCCGCACGCAGCGCCTGCTGCTCATAGGTGGCGCGGTGCTGCTGGTCCTAGTGGTGCTCTTTTTGCTGTGGCGCGGTCAGGCTCGTCCTGTGAATCCCAATTCTGCCACGCGTGAGCAGATCATGACCCTGGCAGAGGTGGGACCGGAAATCGCCGATCGGATCATCAAAGAGCGCCCATTCAAAGACGCAGAGGATATGGAAAAACGAGTCAAGGGCATCGGCCCGAAGACGCTGGAGCAGATGAAAAAGCAGCTCGACTTCAATGGCGATGGTGTGGCGGATTGCTGCCCGCCGTGA
- the queF gene encoding NADPH-dependent 7-cyano-7-deazaguanine reductase QueF, translated as MSQETDLTLLGRSENRLPASPDVAVLETFPNRTPGRNYRIHLSAPEFSSICPVTGQPDSAHLEILYIPDQKCVETKSLKFYLASYRNHASFNEAIVNRVLDDIVKACAPKQAVVRGKFGARGGIQLTCEARFPDCDEKIRLPE; from the coding sequence ATGAGTCAGGAAACAGACCTCACCCTCCTCGGACGCTCCGAAAACCGATTGCCAGCCTCGCCCGATGTGGCGGTGCTGGAGACTTTCCCGAACCGCACTCCAGGACGGAACTACCGCATTCACCTCAGTGCGCCGGAGTTCAGCTCGATCTGTCCGGTGACGGGGCAGCCAGACTCAGCGCATCTAGAAATCCTCTACATCCCCGATCAGAAGTGCGTGGAGACGAAGTCGCTGAAGTTTTATCTAGCGTCCTATCGCAATCACGCATCGTTCAATGAAGCGATCGTGAACCGCGTGCTCGATGACATCGTGAAGGCCTGTGCGCCGAAGCAGGCGGTGGTGCGTGGGAAATTCGGAGCGCGGGGCGGTATCCAGCTCACATGCGAAGCCCGGTTTCCTGATTGTGATGAAAAAATCCGCCTACCGGAATGA
- a CDS encoding sulfatase-like hydrolase/transferase — protein MIRTFLTAKRPWNAAFFVLWVLLFTLCDALLLRDSPPGLLAAADALSARFLTHLIVGSLLWMALLVWDRWPLRIVAMATPLLVITNTWLKLWWGKGMQEMWGELDIGGRIEMERAWAAGGVQITPGTVLGIAAVILAVWGVFSACGRISRKNGWRVSVLQLGVLAAISWIVLQIDQAAGLSLKSRAWLWWERKTYSRRMTWIEPKPGLAGYAVEFHNPKPAITAQQLTRKPDIFIFMIESLRDDAVRPDVMPFLHRWRDQECQPLGVTWAASNVTHQSWFSVLSGRLPLFFSEARKEKKMLTLPALLKASGYRVEARMVNDFNYMDMVATNFGEPLEADVMEQVPLDSPENFHNVPAREQRMLGRLKHSVESRSAGSLLAITGLDSTHYKYHWPHTFTPPISDYEQSPVFPMRPSETDRVLIYNRFLNSAAWVDTLLADFVTWLKEKGRYDDAILIVTGDHGEEFKEQGSWFHGTMLNEPQTRVPILIKWPRSMTKPPSHPCASHLDLTPTLLAALGADKKLYTSLPGISLLDPPPPDRTIVMTTHFCGKNGEALLLKRGDHEVAFGWRDFWLPVEPHHMWLERQTLGSKVEMLPSIFSKLTPE, from the coding sequence ATGATCCGCACCTTTCTAACCGCCAAACGCCCATGGAACGCCGCGTTCTTCGTGCTGTGGGTGCTGCTGTTCACGCTGTGTGATGCGCTGCTGCTCCGCGATTCGCCACCGGGACTGCTCGCCGCGGCGGATGCGCTTTCCGCACGCTTTTTGACGCATCTCATCGTGGGTAGCTTGCTGTGGATGGCGCTGCTCGTGTGGGACCGCTGGCCGCTGCGGATCGTCGCCATGGCCACGCCGTTGCTCGTCATCACGAACACTTGGCTCAAACTCTGGTGGGGCAAAGGCATGCAGGAAATGTGGGGCGAGCTCGACATCGGCGGACGGATCGAAATGGAGCGAGCATGGGCTGCTGGCGGAGTCCAAATCACACCTGGAACGGTGCTCGGCATCGCCGCGGTCATTTTGGCCGTGTGGGGCGTTTTTTCGGCCTGTGGGCGTATTTCGCGAAAAAACGGCTGGAGGGTCAGTGTGCTCCAACTCGGCGTTTTGGCCGCCATTTCGTGGATCGTGCTGCAAATCGACCAAGCAGCCGGTTTGAGCCTCAAAAGCCGCGCATGGCTCTGGTGGGAGCGCAAAACCTACTCTCGCCGCATGACCTGGATCGAACCAAAACCGGGCCTCGCTGGATATGCGGTGGAATTTCACAACCCCAAACCCGCGATCACCGCCCAGCAGCTCACACGCAAGCCGGACATCTTCATCTTCATGATCGAGTCGCTGCGTGATGACGCCGTGCGACCCGATGTGATGCCCTTCCTCCACCGCTGGCGTGATCAGGAGTGCCAGCCTCTCGGCGTCACCTGGGCCGCGTCGAACGTGACACATCAGTCCTGGTTCAGCGTGCTCAGTGGCCGCCTGCCGCTATTTTTTTCCGAGGCACGGAAGGAGAAAAAAATGCTCACCCTGCCCGCGCTGCTCAAAGCCAGCGGCTACCGCGTCGAAGCGCGGATGGTGAACGACTTCAACTACATGGACATGGTCGCCACCAACTTCGGCGAGCCACTCGAGGCCGATGTGATGGAGCAGGTCCCTCTCGATTCGCCGGAGAACTTCCACAACGTCCCTGCCCGTGAACAGCGCATGCTCGGAAGGCTCAAACACAGCGTCGAAAGCCGCAGCGCCGGCTCCTTGCTCGCCATCACAGGCCTCGACAGCACTCATTACAAATACCACTGGCCACATACATTCACTCCCCCCATCAGCGACTACGAACAGAGTCCCGTCTTTCCCATGCGGCCGAGCGAAACGGACCGCGTGCTCATCTACAATCGCTTCCTGAACTCTGCCGCGTGGGTGGACACACTACTGGCCGATTTTGTCACCTGGTTAAAAGAAAAAGGTCGCTACGACGACGCCATCCTCATCGTCACCGGCGACCACGGCGAGGAATTCAAAGAACAAGGCAGTTGGTTCCACGGCACGATGCTCAATGAACCGCAAACACGCGTGCCCATCCTCATCAAATGGCCACGCAGCATGACAAAACCGCCCTCACACCCCTGCGCCAGCCACCTCGACCTCACTCCCACGCTGCTCGCCGCACTCGGTGCAGACAAAAAGCTCTACACCAGCCTACCAGGCATCTCTTTACTCGATCCACCACCTCCTGACCGCACCATCGTCATGACCACGCACTTCTGCGGCAAAAATGGCGAGGCTTTGCTCCTCAAACGCGGCGACCACGAAGTCGCCTTTGGCTGGCGTGATTTCTGGCTCCCCGTCGAGCCCCACCACATGTGGCTCGAACGCCAAACCCTAGGCTCAAAGGTTGAAATGCTGCCCTCTATTTTTTCCAAGCTCACACCAGAATGA
- a CDS encoding DUF1553 domain-containing protein, translating to MTQRFLSLFAALTLTSALHAAPTPAQIEFFESKIRPILAQECYECHSEATKQKGNLVLDSRPGWQRGGDNGDAIRPGDPAKSLLLRTMRYEIEDLHMPKNGAKLDEQTLADFEHWIRDGAPDPRDTAPSKEQVAKETDWSAVLQRRKQWWAFAPLAPYSPEKTIDSFIDAELTKNGLKPTPHADAATLHRRISLVLTGLPPEHSAIKDPASEIDALLASPAYGEKWARHMMDWLRYAESYGSEGDPAIPYAYRYRDYLIRAFNDDVKWPQMIKEAIAGDLLPQPRLRNGINESAIGPAQLRMVLHGFSPVDTLDEMVTFTDNQIDTVTKAFQALTVSCARCHNHKFDAISQADFYALYGIFTSTHPAVIDVNAPGAGEKIRAEMRALKAQIKVAILKESSSPASTSDTSDAFRWHGLTPSTAGERSLTEKSIRIYPSGFISDTLSQKDRSVLFSDRFTCQGGTLWFRVAGGGGVKAKYVVQNYPRTGTIHKAIELKEPKDENFAWRSLDLDFWKGDEIFLQVATSADMPAEHKDGPSWFALNHAVITPDKNPPPAPKPSTASPEQLFTAWKNNTLTDADAEALNTLLQSKPLPPEATALIQKYRALQSRLPEPTRVPGVIEADAKDATLFVRGDHKQPAEIIPRRFLDAWDATPFKTAQSGRLELAQRIADMQSNPLTARVIVNRLWHHIFGRGIVASTDNFGKLGELPSNPALLDHLANEFIASGGSIKSLLRRILNSQAFQRSADTSEVQNPKSEILLASWPIHRLEAEAIRDSILSLTGKLDRKLFGEAVGSGEERRSVYVKVIRNSLDPLLTTFDAPVPFSTRGNRDSTNVPAQSLTLLNDPNVIRWSSDWAKRMLTSDSEEASVRQMFREAFAREPAAEEVTQSLAYLKAIESENAAQSRKLVSQQQKVAQISSQIAAILDPAREKLQSKKAAPQPISATPAPLAEWLFEGDLKDVHGKLDLKAVGAARVENGALVLDGASMAKSDSLPKKLRTKTFEAWVMLDDLKQQGGGVITVQGKDGGLFDSMVFGEKQAGHWVAGSNHFERSELFEGQEETEATTRPIHIAIVYQPDGSVSGYRDGKPYGRTYRKAPGATFEPELSQVLLGCRHGAPSGNHGLRGRIFRARLYDRALTEPEIAQTAHIESSTVTEADDTRRTI from the coding sequence ATGACTCAGCGCTTTCTCAGCCTTTTTGCCGCACTCACGCTCACCTCTGCACTCCACGCAGCTCCTACACCTGCGCAGATCGAGTTCTTTGAGTCAAAGATACGCCCCATCCTCGCACAGGAGTGCTACGAGTGCCATAGCGAGGCCACCAAGCAGAAAGGCAACCTCGTGCTCGACTCACGCCCCGGCTGGCAACGCGGCGGCGACAATGGTGATGCCATACGGCCCGGTGATCCCGCCAAGTCCCTCCTCCTACGCACCATGCGCTACGAGATCGAGGATCTGCACATGCCGAAAAATGGTGCCAAGCTCGATGAGCAGACCCTCGCCGACTTCGAGCACTGGATCCGTGATGGAGCACCCGATCCACGCGACACCGCCCCCAGCAAAGAACAAGTCGCCAAAGAAACCGACTGGTCCGCCGTGCTCCAGCGCCGGAAGCAATGGTGGGCCTTCGCTCCACTCGCCCCCTACTCACCGGAAAAAACCATCGACAGCTTCATCGATGCCGAGCTCACCAAAAACGGCCTCAAACCCACGCCACACGCTGATGCGGCCACTTTGCATCGGCGCATCTCTTTGGTGCTCACAGGCCTCCCACCTGAGCACTCCGCGATCAAAGACCCCGCCTCAGAAATCGACGCCCTCCTCGCCAGTCCTGCCTATGGCGAAAAATGGGCTCGCCACATGATGGACTGGCTGCGCTACGCTGAGTCCTACGGCTCTGAGGGCGATCCCGCCATCCCCTACGCCTACCGCTACCGCGACTACCTCATCCGCGCCTTCAATGATGACGTGAAATGGCCACAAATGATCAAAGAGGCCATCGCAGGTGATTTACTGCCGCAGCCACGACTCCGGAATGGCATCAACGAAAGCGCCATCGGCCCAGCGCAGCTCCGCATGGTGCTCCACGGCTTCTCCCCCGTCGATACACTCGATGAAATGGTCACCTTCACCGATAACCAGATCGACACCGTCACGAAGGCCTTCCAAGCCCTCACGGTGAGCTGCGCACGCTGCCACAATCATAAATTCGACGCCATCTCCCAGGCCGACTTTTATGCCCTCTACGGCATCTTCACCAGCACGCATCCGGCCGTGATCGACGTGAACGCACCTGGGGCTGGCGAAAAAATTCGTGCTGAAATGCGGGCACTGAAAGCGCAGATCAAAGTCGCCATTCTCAAAGAATCATCCAGCCCAGCAAGCACATCAGACACGTCCGACGCATTCAGATGGCACGGCCTCACTCCCAGCACCGCGGGCGAGCGCTCCCTCACCGAAAAGAGCATCCGCATCTACCCCAGTGGCTTCATTTCGGACACACTCAGTCAAAAAGACCGCAGCGTGCTCTTCTCCGACCGCTTCACCTGCCAAGGCGGCACACTCTGGTTCCGCGTCGCGGGAGGTGGCGGCGTGAAGGCCAAATACGTGGTGCAGAATTACCCACGCACCGGCACCATCCACAAAGCCATCGAGCTGAAGGAGCCCAAGGACGAAAACTTCGCCTGGCGCAGCCTCGATCTCGATTTCTGGAAGGGGGATGAAATCTTCCTCCAGGTCGCCACTAGCGCCGACATGCCTGCGGAGCACAAAGACGGCCCCTCCTGGTTCGCACTGAATCACGCCGTCATCACGCCGGATAAAAACCCACCGCCAGCTCCAAAGCCCTCCACCGCCAGCCCAGAGCAGCTTTTCACCGCCTGGAAAAACAACACGCTCACAGATGCCGATGCAGAGGCGCTCAACACCCTGCTCCAGTCCAAACCACTGCCCCCAGAGGCCACGGCACTCATCCAAAAATACCGCGCACTCCAATCACGCCTACCTGAGCCCACTCGCGTGCCCGGCGTGATCGAAGCAGATGCCAAGGACGCAACCCTCTTCGTCCGTGGCGATCACAAGCAACCTGCCGAAATCATCCCCCGGCGCTTTCTCGATGCCTGGGACGCCACTCCCTTTAAAACCGCACAAAGCGGCCGGCTGGAGCTCGCCCAGCGCATCGCGGACATGCAGAGCAACCCACTCACTGCACGCGTCATCGTGAACCGCCTCTGGCATCACATCTTCGGGCGCGGCATCGTCGCCAGCACGGATAATTTTGGCAAGCTCGGTGAACTTCCCTCAAATCCCGCGCTGCTCGACCATCTCGCCAATGAGTTCATCGCCAGCGGCGGCAGCATCAAGAGCCTGCTGCGTCGTATCTTGAACTCACAGGCCTTCCAGCGCTCCGCAGACACCTCAGAGGTCCAGAATCCGAAATCCGAGATCCTCCTCGCGAGCTGGCCCATCCATCGACTGGAAGCGGAAGCCATCCGTGACTCCATCCTCTCGCTCACTGGCAAACTCGACCGCAAGCTCTTCGGCGAAGCTGTCGGCAGCGGCGAAGAGCGGCGCAGCGTGTATGTGAAAGTCATTCGCAACTCTCTGGATCCCTTGTTGACCACCTTTGATGCACCCGTGCCCTTCAGCACACGCGGCAATCGTGATAGCACCAACGTCCCCGCTCAATCCCTCACCCTCCTCAATGACCCGAACGTCATCCGCTGGTCCAGTGACTGGGCCAAGCGCATGCTCACATCGGACAGCGAGGAGGCCAGCGTTCGTCAAATGTTCCGCGAAGCCTTCGCCCGAGAGCCCGCCGCAGAGGAGGTCACACAAAGCCTCGCCTATCTAAAAGCCATCGAGTCTGAAAATGCCGCTCAGAGCCGCAAACTGGTCTCCCAGCAGCAAAAAGTCGCCCAAATCAGCTCCCAAATCGCCGCCATCCTCGATCCAGCTCGCGAGAAGCTTCAGAGCAAAAAAGCGGCTCCGCAGCCCATTTCCGCCACACCTGCTCCATTGGCCGAATGGCTCTTTGAAGGCGATTTGAAGGATGTACACGGCAAACTCGACCTCAAAGCCGTTGGAGCAGCTCGCGTCGAAAATGGCGCTTTGGTGCTGGATGGTGCCTCCATGGCCAAAAGCGACTCTTTGCCGAAAAAACTACGCACCAAGACATTTGAAGCCTGGGTCATGTTGGACGATTTGAAGCAACAAGGCGGCGGAGTGATTACCGTTCAGGGCAAAGACGGCGGATTGTTCGATTCCATGGTCTTTGGTGAAAAACAAGCCGGCCACTGGGTCGCGGGCAGCAATCACTTTGAGCGCAGTGAACTCTTTGAGGGCCAGGAAGAGACTGAGGCGACTACTCGGCCCATTCATATCGCCATCGTGTATCAACCAGACGGCAGTGTGAGCGGCTACCGCGATGGCAAGCCCTATGGCCGCACTTATCGCAAAGCGCCTGGTGCCACTTTCGAGCCAGAACTCAGTCAAGTGCTCCTCGGCTGCCGACACGGTGCCCCCAGTGGCAATCATGGCCTGCGTGGCCGTATTTTCCGCGCCCGACTTTACGACCGCGCGCTAACCGAACCCGAAATCGCCCAGACTGCCCACATCGAGTCCAGCACCGTGACGGAGGCCGATGATACTCGCCGCACTATCTGA
- a CDS encoding competence/damage-inducible protein A has translation MRVELVNTGTELLLGDTVNTNAAWIGQRLAALGIQVARQTIVPDGAVIRVAIAEAAERSDVVLVSGGLGPTNDDLTRESTAELLSLPLEPDETVLAHLTNYFAKRGKVLSESNKRQAMVPRGAVVLPNPLGTAPGLFFPASLGTPLGWNTHIFLLPGPPRELKPMLEHEVEPRLRDWLPDGALRCVLYLKITGVGESEIVEAVEKKLEAIPGLDLGYCIRNGDVDVRLAGSKSAVDSGADIVRAALGSCIVSEDRRIIEEVIVGRLSERGETLSTAESCTGGTIASRVTDISGSSRVFGHGWVTYANEAKERHLGVDPDCIATHGAVSEQVVRAMAEGALRQSGADHALAVTGIAGPTGGTEEKPVGTVWIGLASKNASTWAVRRFYPGARDRFKLLTSQAALDLLRRRLFDLPAEK, from the coding sequence ATGAGAGTCGAACTCGTCAATACCGGCACGGAACTCCTCCTCGGCGACACTGTGAACACGAATGCCGCCTGGATCGGCCAGCGCCTCGCTGCTCTGGGCATTCAGGTCGCTCGGCAGACCATCGTGCCCGATGGCGCAGTCATCCGTGTCGCCATCGCAGAGGCAGCAGAGCGCTCTGATGTGGTCCTGGTTTCCGGCGGCCTGGGACCTACCAATGACGACCTCACGCGGGAATCCACCGCCGAGCTTCTGAGTCTCCCGCTCGAGCCAGATGAGACCGTTCTCGCCCATCTCACCAACTATTTCGCAAAGCGTGGCAAAGTGCTCAGTGAGTCCAACAAGCGCCAAGCTATGGTCCCACGCGGCGCGGTCGTTTTGCCGAATCCTCTCGGCACCGCACCGGGCCTTTTTTTCCCAGCCTCACTGGGGACACCGCTCGGATGGAATACACACATTTTCCTCCTCCCAGGCCCGCCGCGTGAGCTAAAGCCGATGCTGGAGCACGAAGTGGAGCCCCGTCTCCGCGATTGGTTGCCGGATGGAGCCCTGCGCTGCGTTTTGTATCTGAAAATCACAGGCGTGGGTGAGTCGGAGATCGTCGAGGCGGTGGAAAAAAAGCTCGAGGCCATCCCTGGGCTGGACCTCGGCTACTGCATCCGCAATGGGGATGTCGATGTGCGACTCGCAGGCAGTAAGAGTGCCGTCGATTCAGGCGCGGATATCGTACGGGCAGCTCTGGGAAGTTGCATCGTTTCTGAGGACAGGCGTATCATCGAGGAGGTCATCGTCGGACGCTTGAGTGAGCGGGGGGAAACTCTTTCTACTGCCGAGTCCTGCACGGGCGGCACCATTGCTAGCCGCGTGACCGACATCAGTGGCTCCTCGCGTGTTTTCGGCCACGGTTGGGTCACTTATGCCAATGAGGCGAAGGAGCGGCACCTCGGAGTCGATCCAGACTGCATCGCCACACACGGCGCAGTCAGTGAGCAGGTCGTCCGTGCGATGGCGGAGGGTGCCTTGCGCCAGAGTGGGGCAGATCACGCTCTCGCTGTGACCGGGATCGCCGGCCCGACGGGCGGCACGGAGGAGAAGCCTGTCGGCACTGTGTGGATCGGTTTGGCATCGAAAAATGCCAGCACATGGGCCGTGCGCCGCTTTTACCCAGGAGCGAGAGATCGCTTTAAACTGCTCACTTCCCAGGCTGCGCTCGATTTGCTCCGCCGCCGTCTATTTGACCTGCCTGCGGAAAAATAG
- the queC gene encoding 7-cyano-7-deazaguanine synthase QueC, translating into MKTLVLLSGGMDSVTALHWARAEHEVVGAVSFDYGAKHNHRELPLAAWHCAEMGLPHDVIELDFVNRLFASDLLKSGGEVPEGHYADENMKKTVVPFRNGVMLAIACGIAESRGAQGLVIAAHAGDHTIYPDCRESFMQSMAAAMREGTYAAVELLRPFIHLDKAGIAKVGSALGVDYGKTWSCYKGGELHCGKCGTCVERIEAFALAGLADPTVYE; encoded by the coding sequence ATGAAGACGCTCGTGCTGCTCTCTGGTGGGATGGACTCGGTGACAGCGCTGCATTGGGCGCGGGCCGAGCATGAGGTGGTGGGGGCAGTGAGCTTCGATTACGGAGCGAAGCATAATCACCGCGAGCTACCGCTGGCAGCATGGCACTGTGCGGAAATGGGCCTGCCGCACGACGTGATCGAGCTGGATTTTGTGAACCGGCTTTTTGCCAGCGATCTGCTGAAAAGCGGTGGCGAGGTGCCAGAGGGGCACTACGCGGACGAGAACATGAAAAAGACCGTGGTGCCCTTTCGCAATGGCGTCATGCTAGCCATCGCCTGTGGGATCGCGGAGAGCCGTGGGGCGCAGGGACTGGTGATCGCGGCCCATGCGGGCGATCACACGATCTATCCCGACTGCCGAGAGTCATTCATGCAATCCATGGCCGCTGCGATGCGTGAGGGCACCTACGCTGCAGTGGAGCTACTGCGCCCATTCATTCACCTCGACAAGGCAGGCATCGCCAAGGTCGGCTCTGCATTGGGGGTGGATTACGGCAAGACGTGGTCCTGCTACAAAGGCGGTGAGCTACACTGCGGTAAGTGCGGCACCTGTGTGGAGCGCATTGAGGCATTTGCGCTCGCCGGATTGGCTGATCCGACGGTTTACGAATGA
- a CDS encoding glycosyltransferase family 4 protein, with product MAELRGFQRRGCQVSLVAPSQSQIYLRAEKEGIPVLAQRFDQRALLPFYIMKMARWLYKNRIEIVNPHSSRDGWLLGLAARIARVPLLIRSRHIDVSYPNPAVSRHAFTTFADHVLTTSQKITDHFQDIFQLTADHITTLPTGIDVERFHPQGTRAELPVQRGPDAPPVIGMVSVLRSWKGHSLFFDTIRLLRGLGKNYQFIVVGGGAPMERYTEMARHHGVEDAVRFTGHLENVPEVLRALDVLCIPSLKHEGVPQIGLQALACGTAVVGSECGGIPEIIQEGKTGRIFPIGDAEAFAKRIIEAVEQPTETQRMIQAGRVMVETHHSLDVMLDRLEDIYRRHLA from the coding sequence AGGAGGGTATTCCAGTGCTAGCGCAGCGCTTTGACCAGCGTGCGCTGCTGCCATTTTACATCATGAAAATGGCGAGATGGCTGTACAAGAATCGCATCGAGATCGTCAATCCGCATAGCTCGCGAGATGGATGGCTCCTGGGGCTGGCCGCACGAATCGCTCGTGTGCCGCTGCTCATTCGGAGTCGTCATATCGACGTCAGTTACCCGAATCCTGCGGTGAGTCGGCATGCGTTCACCACATTCGCTGATCATGTGCTGACGACGAGCCAGAAGATCACCGACCATTTTCAGGACATCTTCCAGCTCACTGCTGACCACATCACCACACTGCCCACAGGCATTGATGTGGAGAGATTTCATCCACAGGGCACGCGGGCGGAGCTGCCAGTGCAGCGCGGGCCAGATGCCCCTCCAGTGATCGGTATGGTTTCGGTGCTCCGTTCTTGGAAGGGGCATTCTCTCTTTTTTGATACCATCCGGCTCCTACGTGGCCTGGGGAAGAATTATCAATTCATCGTCGTCGGTGGTGGTGCTCCCATGGAGCGCTATACAGAAATGGCTCGTCATCATGGTGTAGAAGATGCGGTGCGCTTCACGGGACATTTGGAGAATGTGCCAGAGGTGCTCCGTGCACTCGATGTACTGTGCATCCCTTCTCTAAAACATGAGGGGGTGCCGCAGATCGGCCTCCAAGCTCTCGCTTGCGGCACCGCTGTCGTTGGTAGTGAATGTGGCGGTATCCCAGAAATCATCCAGGAGGGGAAGACGGGTCGCATTTTCCCCATCGGGGATGCTGAGGCATTTGCTAAGCGGATCATCGAGGCTGTGGAGCAGCCTACTGAGACGCAACGCATGATCCAGGCGGGTCGAGTGATGGTGGAGACACATCACAGTCTCGATGTGATGCTCGATCGACTAGAGGACATTTATCGCCGCCACCTAGCATGA